In the genome of Nitrospira japonica, one region contains:
- a CDS encoding DsbA family protein has product MTQVCAQVSPFCRLTLLLLAVAVTGCTSLNDSSAVPNPASQQTLDKAIEQYIRAHPEVIEQSLQELETKRETAERARQKVALANRQKELLHDASSPVSGNPNGQVTLIEFFDYRCGFCKRAAGAVTQLQKEDPSVRVVYKDFPILGEPSELAAKAALSANAQGKHQAFHEALLATKNEMTRDELLRVAGEVGLDAKRLDTDMANPEWQTVIDRNRALARELGISGTPGFIVGTELVPGALDVKGLKDLIARVKDGK; this is encoded by the coding sequence ATGACACAAGTGTGCGCACAGGTATCGCCGTTTTGCCGTCTCACATTGCTATTGCTTGCAGTCGCAGTCACCGGATGTACCTCCTTGAACGATTCATCCGCTGTACCCAACCCTGCCTCTCAACAGACGCTCGACAAGGCAATCGAACAATACATTCGCGCGCATCCGGAAGTGATCGAGCAGTCGCTCCAAGAATTGGAAACCAAGCGAGAGACCGCAGAGCGAGCGCGGCAAAAGGTGGCCCTCGCCAATCGGCAGAAGGAACTCCTGCATGATGCCAGTTCGCCTGTAAGCGGCAATCCCAACGGTCAGGTCACGCTCATCGAATTCTTTGACTATCGTTGCGGATTTTGCAAGCGAGCCGCCGGTGCCGTGACCCAACTCCAGAAAGAAGACCCAAGCGTGCGGGTGGTGTACAAGGACTTCCCCATCTTAGGTGAACCGTCCGAACTGGCCGCGAAAGCCGCCCTCTCCGCCAATGCGCAGGGAAAGCATCAGGCCTTTCACGAAGCGCTGCTGGCCACTAAGAATGAGATGACGAGGGATGAATTGCTGCGCGTGGCCGGCGAGGTTGGTTTGGATGCCAAGCGTCTCGATACCGATATGGCTAACCCGGAATGGCAGACGGTGATCGACCGGAACCGTGCCTTGGCGCGGGAACTCGGTATTTCGGGTACGCCAGGTTTCATTGTCGGGACGGAACTCGTGCCAGGAGCCCTGGATGTAAAAGGATTGAAGGATCTGATAGCCCGTGTGAAGGATGGGAAGTGA
- a CDS encoding T-complex 10 C-terminal domain-containing protein codes for MTGPTEAMMHLFPPSRLIHALSRLSLMIILLACQTWNGLLPEASATTIIKTKLADGSIRSQLPGGSTVTKKPDGTLITRLPEGVTYTVYPDGTTHTQLPRGGTITTNPDGGATNRLPDGTKITIGLEVNLRISLPTTGRVTERPNGMGQSVTQPDGTNTLISPSGDTVTTLPDGTVIYTNGVGAIGHSTTIFPSGASLSTLLPNQGHPDSGSKAAEVQLPDKTRIRIYPDGTITIIFPDDRQEVYPPTESVPSGTPPSLKVPPLQQTPRTSGSVVSGTPIPQTKPAMPQVQPLNTGSTRTQNAISTSPLVVKTPPPSSPVPIPYPNSNFQIQLGGLPQRTVVKIDVPSTTQKTATQPAPTPSPQRAFGVVPRGVEGEAEPAVPPTLILDSQARFVATKKGTVTVPAGEYAVVDEHDQLQLIQPDGGPPSFTVASNPAVYDGSITGTALLWLPSESQNGQLLLLLEPDGRARYAIAQTSDVRARGTSPVLAPSRFLLPNGGLLRLGPQPAPFAPHSGGTKQTSVRPSTSPRPVQTCDETSPATPSKDDECRDMNPGTLHVIVTNFLGKQSQPVVEDRMGDGSPVSAPMVAPSPSPRPPQPSFGVVTRSTDEPMEKIAK; via the coding sequence ATGACGGGTCCCACGGAGGCCATGATGCATCTATTCCCACCATCTAGACTGATTCATGCACTCTCCCGCCTGTCACTCATGATCATCCTACTGGCCTGCCAAACATGGAACGGGCTTCTGCCGGAAGCCTCCGCAACGACGATCATCAAAACCAAACTCGCTGACGGATCCATCCGGTCGCAACTGCCGGGCGGGTCCACCGTGACGAAAAAGCCGGATGGGACGTTGATTACGAGATTGCCGGAAGGGGTGACCTACACGGTCTATCCCGATGGAACGACGCATACGCAACTGCCCCGCGGCGGCACGATCACGACGAACCCCGACGGAGGGGCGACGAATCGACTGCCAGATGGCACCAAGATCACGATCGGCCTCGAGGTTAACCTACGCATCTCGCTTCCGACGACCGGCCGGGTGACGGAGCGTCCGAACGGAATGGGACAATCCGTCACGCAACCCGATGGAACGAATACACTCATTTCTCCATCTGGGGATACCGTGACGACACTGCCGGATGGGACGGTGATCTACACCAACGGTGTCGGAGCCATCGGCCATTCGACGACCATATTCCCTTCCGGGGCCTCGCTCTCAACCCTCCTGCCAAACCAAGGGCACCCCGACTCGGGAAGCAAGGCTGCGGAAGTCCAGCTTCCGGACAAGACACGTATTCGCATTTATCCCGACGGCACCATCACGATCATCTTCCCTGACGATCGCCAGGAGGTCTATCCACCGACCGAATCCGTCCCTTCGGGTACACCTCCGTCTTTAAAGGTGCCTCCACTCCAGCAAACCCCTCGGACGAGCGGGTCCGTCGTCTCCGGAACGCCGATTCCTCAAACCAAGCCGGCCATGCCCCAGGTGCAGCCGTTGAATACGGGATCGACTAGAACACAGAACGCCATCTCGACCAGTCCTCTGGTAGTGAAGACCCCGCCCCCTTCGAGCCCGGTTCCAATTCCCTACCCCAACTCAAACTTTCAGATTCAGCTCGGTGGCTTGCCGCAGAGGACGGTGGTCAAAATCGATGTGCCGTCCACCACGCAGAAGACTGCGACCCAGCCAGCACCTACCCCGTCGCCCCAGCGCGCATTCGGCGTCGTTCCGCGCGGCGTCGAAGGAGAGGCGGAGCCGGCCGTTCCTCCGACCCTGATTCTCGACAGCCAAGCACGGTTCGTCGCAACCAAGAAAGGCACGGTGACGGTGCCGGCCGGGGAATACGCAGTGGTGGACGAGCACGATCAACTGCAACTCATCCAACCGGATGGCGGCCCTCCGAGTTTCACCGTGGCCTCCAACCCGGCCGTCTACGATGGCAGCATTACGGGAACAGCGCTTCTCTGGCTGCCATCCGAGTCGCAAAACGGTCAGCTGTTGCTGCTCCTGGAGCCCGACGGCCGGGCGCGCTATGCGATTGCGCAGACAAGTGACGTGCGCGCGCGCGGCACCTCTCCCGTTCTCGCACCCAGCCGCTTCCTGCTCCCGAACGGAGGACTCTTACGGTTGGGGCCGCAGCCGGCGCCATTCGCTCCCCACTCTGGCGGGACCAAGCAGACTTCAGTGCGACCATCCACCTCGCCGAGACCGGTTCAAACTTGCGATGAGACATCGCCGGCGACACCTTCCAAGGACGATGAGTGTCGCGACATGAATCCCGGAACGTTGCACGTGATCGTGACCAATTTTCTAGGCAAGCAATCTCAGCCGGTCGTTGAGGATCGCATGGGCGACGGTTCACCGGTTTCGGCTCCAATGGTGGCTCCTTCGCCCAGTCCTCGTCCACCCCAACCTTCATTCGGTGTCGTTACACGGTCGACGGATGAACCGATGGAGAAGATAGCGAAATGA